The following are encoded in a window of Solibacillus sp. FSL R7-0668 genomic DNA:
- a CDS encoding proline dehydrogenase family protein, which produces MALRDIFISLSENEALSTAAQNYGFKLGAKNIVAGTNLQEVLESVRKLNEQGMSCTINHLGKFVTDEATATQAKEEILALIEAIHSENLNAHISLKPSQLGLSIDIDFCYDNLREIVEYANEYDIFISFDMEDSSHLQLTFEFVEELQKSFSNIGTVIQAYLHRAQEDIESFKDSRLRIVKGAYKEPEEIAYQDKLEIDINFIELIEYHLAHGHFTSIATHDHNIINHVKYFVEEYNIPKDTFEFQMLYGYRKDLQQALVKEGYPLCVYVPYGEDWYSDFMRGLAERPQNLNILTKQVFNKKTNTVLAVAAGAFVLGRLTKRK; this is translated from the coding sequence ATGGCATTACGCGATATTTTTATTTCATTATCTGAAAACGAAGCACTCAGCACCGCCGCGCAAAATTACGGCTTCAAGCTAGGTGCGAAAAACATTGTAGCAGGTACAAACTTACAAGAGGTCCTTGAAAGCGTACGCAAACTAAACGAGCAAGGCATGTCCTGCACAATCAACCATTTAGGTAAGTTTGTGACCGATGAAGCGACTGCTACACAGGCAAAGGAAGAAATTTTAGCTTTAATTGAAGCGATTCATAGTGAAAATTTAAATGCCCATATTTCATTAAAACCATCTCAATTAGGCTTATCAATCGATATTGATTTTTGCTATGACAACCTACGTGAAATCGTAGAATATGCAAATGAATATGATATTTTTATTAGCTTCGATATGGAGGATAGCTCACATTTACAGCTGACATTTGAGTTCGTAGAAGAGCTTCAAAAATCGTTTTCAAATATTGGTACGGTCATTCAAGCATATTTACATCGTGCACAGGAGGATATCGAAAGTTTCAAGGATAGCCGCCTTCGCATTGTAAAAGGTGCTTACAAAGAGCCTGAAGAAATTGCTTATCAGGATAAATTAGAGATTGATATTAACTTTATCGAATTAATCGAATATCATTTAGCACACGGACATTTCACATCCATTGCGACGCATGATCATAACATCATCAATCACGTGAAATATTTCGTAGAGGAATACAATATTCCAAAGGATACATTTGAATTCCAAATGCTTTATGGCTATCGCAAAGATTTACAGCAAGCACTTGTAAAAGAAGGCTATCCATTATGTGTGTATGTCCCTTATGGTGAGGATTGGTACAGTGACTTTATGCGCGGATTGGCTGAACGCCCACAAAACTTAAACATACTGACAAAGCAAGTGTTCAATAAAAAGACCAATACGGTATTAGCTGTTGCCGCTGGTGCGTTCGTACTCGGACGATTAACGAAACGAAAATAA
- a CDS encoding ABC transporter permease, with protein MTYSSLSLTLLFVFIPLILSKTLKLGLERDTIIATIRSVIQLLAVGYLLNFIFNSESTLYMLLMITLMIFAATMNARKKGENIPGITWKIALTLLSVEIVIMSVLLGLQIMPATPNFIIPISGMMIGNSMVLSILFLNRFKAEIEANEEMIELILSLGGTPKQAVHKQLMDAIKASMIPTIESQKTIGLVQLPGIMSGQIIGGANPIEAVQFQILIIFALLTCATLSSIILGFLIYPTLFNERMQKVI; from the coding sequence ATGACGTACAGCTCTTTATCGTTAACCTTACTATTCGTGTTCATTCCGCTCATCTTATCGAAGACTCTAAAGCTCGGTTTAGAGCGCGATACCATTATCGCCACGATTCGTTCAGTCATTCAGCTACTCGCAGTGGGCTATTTACTTAACTTTATCTTCAATTCTGAGAGCACCCTTTATATGTTGTTAATGATTACATTAATGATTTTCGCAGCTACGATGAATGCGCGGAAAAAGGGGGAAAATATTCCGGGCATTACTTGGAAAATTGCCCTTACACTGCTTTCAGTAGAAATCGTTATTATGAGTGTGTTACTCGGTTTACAAATTATGCCCGCAACGCCGAATTTTATTATTCCCATTAGCGGCATGATGATCGGCAATTCCATGGTACTTTCCATACTCTTCTTAAATCGCTTCAAAGCTGAAATCGAGGCAAATGAAGAAATGATTGAGCTGATTTTATCGCTCGGTGGTACACCAAAACAAGCTGTACATAAGCAACTGATGGACGCCATAAAAGCGAGCATGATTCCAACGATTGAATCGCAGAAAACAATCGGTCTCGTCCAATTACCAGGCATTATGAGCGGTCAAATTATCGGCGGCGCAAACCCCATTGAAGCCGTTCAATTTCAAATATTAATCATTTTTGCCTTATTAACTTGTGCGACACTTTCCTCAATCATTTTAGGTTTTTTAATATACCCAACTCTATTCAACGAGCGCATGCAAAAGGTTATTTAA